In Nitrospira sp., a single genomic region encodes these proteins:
- the rfbB gene encoding dTDP-glucose 4,6-dehydratase gives MRILVTGGAGFIGSHLVRRLIVGGGHEVVNLDALTYSGNLANLQDLEGDRRYRFVHGDIADQPLVERVLREHRIDAVVNAAAETHVDRSIMDPGTFAHTDVVGTGVLLEEARRAGISRFLQVSTDEVYGSVETGSSTEEAPLAPRSPYSASKAGGELLVLSYWTTFGFPVMVTRGSNTYGPNQYPEKFIPLFITNAIDDQALPLYGDGRQRRDWLAVEDHCAAIDHVLLRGEPGQIYNIGGGNERDNITVAERLLACLGKPTRLIQFVRDRPGHDRRYAVDCAKLQRLGWQPSVSFDDGLKATVEWYRTHESWWRPLKSGEFRRYYEEQYGKRLTD, from the coding sequence ATGAGAATTCTGGTCACCGGAGGAGCCGGATTCATCGGATCGCATCTGGTCCGTCGCCTGATCGTGGGAGGCGGCCACGAGGTCGTCAACTTGGATGCGCTGACATATTCCGGCAACCTCGCCAACCTGCAGGATCTCGAGGGAGACCGGCGGTATCGATTTGTGCACGGCGATATTGCCGATCAGCCGTTGGTGGAGCGGGTCTTGCGCGAGCACCGGATCGACGCCGTCGTCAATGCGGCCGCGGAGACGCATGTCGATCGGTCGATTATGGATCCGGGGACCTTTGCGCACACGGACGTCGTCGGAACCGGCGTGTTGCTGGAGGAAGCCAGGCGCGCCGGCATCTCCCGGTTCCTGCAGGTCAGCACCGACGAAGTCTACGGCAGCGTCGAAACCGGAAGTTCGACGGAGGAGGCGCCGCTCGCTCCGCGCAGCCCCTATTCCGCAAGCAAGGCCGGCGGGGAACTGCTCGTGTTGAGTTACTGGACGACGTTCGGCTTTCCGGTGATGGTGACGCGCGGCAGCAACACCTACGGCCCCAACCAGTATCCGGAGAAGTTCATTCCCTTATTCATCACCAACGCGATCGACGACCAGGCGCTTCCGTTATATGGAGATGGGCGTCAGCGCCGTGATTGGCTGGCGGTCGAGGATCATTGCGCGGCGATCGACCATGTATTGCTCCGGGGCGAGCCGGGGCAGATCTACAATATCGGCGGCGGCAACGAACGGGACAATATCACCGTTGCGGAGCGGCTGCTGGCCTGCCTCGGCAAGCCGACCCGGCTCATCCAATTCGTCCGTGACCGTCCGGGACACGATCGGCGTTATGCGGTCGATTGCGCCAAGCTGCAGCGGCTTGGATGGCAGCCGTCCGTCTCGTTCGACGATGGGCTGAAGGCCACCGTCGAATGGTACCGGACGCATGAATCCTGGTGGCGTCCCCTCAAGTCGGGCGAGTTCCGTCGCTATTATGAGGAGCAATACGGGAAGCGACTCACAGATTAG
- a CDS encoding HAD family hydrolase: MTKSRAATRRGQKAAGKGLAGKLKGIRLFATDVDGVLTDGGMYYAESGDEWKKFNTRDGMGIKLLQRAGLLTAIVTQERTKLVARRAEKLAIPEVHQGVMDKLALIREMAARHGLTMEQVAYIGDDINDLATLKAAGFSAAPFDGVRQVVTAVDYVCRKKGGEGAVREVIDMILDARSGFGEG; this comes from the coding sequence ATGACCAAATCTCGAGCCGCCACGCGTCGCGGTCAGAAGGCGGCCGGCAAGGGGCTCGCTGGCAAGCTCAAGGGGATTCGGTTGTTTGCGACCGACGTCGACGGGGTGCTGACCGACGGCGGCATGTACTATGCCGAATCCGGAGACGAGTGGAAAAAATTCAACACCCGCGACGGGATGGGAATCAAACTGCTCCAGCGCGCGGGACTACTGACCGCGATCGTGACCCAGGAACGCACCAAGCTGGTCGCCAGGCGCGCTGAAAAGCTGGCGATCCCGGAGGTGCATCAGGGCGTGATGGACAAGCTGGCCCTGATCCGGGAGATGGCGGCCAGACACGGGTTGACGATGGAGCAGGTGGCGTACATCGGCGACGACATCAACGATCTCGCCACCCTCAAGGCGGCCGGCTTTTCGGCGGCTCCGTTCGACGGGGTGCGGCAGGTGGTCACGGCGGTCGATTACGTGTGTCGCAAGAAGGGCGGCGAAGGAGCCGTTCGGGAAGTCATCGACATGATTCTTGATGCGCGCAGCGGTTTCGGGGAGGGCTAG
- the rfbD gene encoding dTDP-4-dehydrorhamnose reductase, protein MRILITGAQGQLGFALRQALRSETLILKDLPEFDVTAPSCEEQIVQARPDVVVHAAAYTNVDGAEREPDQARAVNVAGTTAVARAAGRIGSRLIYISTDYVFDGVKAAPYTEEDLTNPLNVYGRSKQEGEAAAAEQCENCLVVRTAWLYGQGGQNFVKTIMRLAGERPTLEVVADQRGCPTFADDLVHALCDLIPSRLTGVCHATNSGSSTWYEFADTIVRLAGGAAVVRPITTAESSRPAKRPPYSVLAYGRLGLVRPPLPDWRDALHRFMRQSRSSGPAVRS, encoded by the coding sequence ATGCGCATCTTAATTACCGGCGCACAAGGCCAACTTGGTTTCGCATTGCGGCAGGCGCTTAGAAGCGAGACCCTGATCCTGAAGGACTTGCCCGAGTTCGATGTGACGGCCCCGTCGTGTGAGGAGCAGATCGTTCAAGCCCGGCCCGACGTCGTGGTGCACGCCGCCGCCTATACCAATGTTGATGGAGCGGAGCGGGAACCGGACCAGGCCAGGGCGGTCAACGTCGCGGGGACGACCGCCGTGGCGCGCGCGGCGGGGCGGATCGGCAGCAGGTTGATCTACATTTCGACGGACTACGTGTTCGACGGCGTCAAGGCCGCGCCGTATACGGAAGAAGATCTTACCAACCCCCTCAACGTGTACGGCCGGTCGAAGCAGGAAGGGGAAGCGGCGGCCGCCGAACAGTGCGAGAATTGCCTCGTCGTCCGCACGGCCTGGCTTTACGGACAGGGTGGACAGAATTTCGTCAAGACGATCATGCGGCTCGCCGGCGAACGGCCGACGCTGGAGGTCGTGGCGGACCAGCGGGGATGTCCGACGTTCGCCGACGATCTGGTTCACGCGCTGTGCGACCTGATCCCAAGCAGGCTCACGGGAGTCTGTCACGCGACGAACAGCGGAAGCAGCACGTGGTACGAATTCGCCGACACGATTGTGCGGCTGGCCGGTGGCGCAGCCGTGGTCCGTCCGATCACCACCGCTGAATCCTCGCGTCCGGCGAAGCGTCCTCCGTACAGCGTCTTGGCGTATGGACGTCTGGGACTGGTGCGGCCTCCCCTGCCGGATTGGCGCGATGCGCTGCATCGGTTCATGAGACAGAGCCGTTCGTCCGGTCCGGCGGTGCGCTCGTAA
- a CDS encoding DUF3108 domain-containing protein: MLAASLLASLLGDPVRTRAETRPLLPAVQAGERLTYELSWLSILAGTAVLEVAEAGNAHASLKLMMTAQSSPKVTRFYPVDNRVESLVSRDTFLSEHMTFHRREGKRKNDFDYTFHHDQETVTAVKDGASETLPIPPDTFDAISCLYYVRSLPRLTPGTTESLNVHHDKKNYKLEVRVEGMEAINGSWGKAEAIRLLVIMPFQGIFLNQGNIRVWLTNDARRIPLRMKARVIIGSIVADLVSGLPGGASHP, from the coding sequence TTGCTCGCCGCCTCGCTCCTCGCCTCGCTCCTCGGAGATCCGGTTCGGACCCGGGCGGAGACCCGCCCGCTCTTGCCGGCCGTGCAGGCCGGCGAACGGCTGACCTATGAGCTGTCTTGGCTCAGCATCCTGGCCGGAACCGCCGTGCTCGAGGTTGCGGAGGCCGGCAACGCGCATGCTTCGCTCAAACTCATGATGACGGCGCAGTCCAGCCCGAAGGTCACCCGGTTCTATCCGGTGGACAATCGGGTGGAATCATTGGTGAGCCGCGACACGTTTCTCTCGGAACACATGACCTTCCATCGGCGGGAGGGCAAGCGCAAGAATGATTTCGACTACACCTTCCACCACGATCAAGAGACGGTGACCGCGGTCAAGGACGGCGCGTCGGAGACCCTGCCCATTCCTCCCGACACGTTCGACGCGATTTCCTGTCTGTACTATGTCCGCAGCCTCCCTCGGCTCACGCCGGGCACCACGGAATCGCTCAATGTTCACCATGACAAGAAGAACTACAAGCTCGAAGTACGTGTGGAGGGCATGGAAGCGATCAACGGCTCGTGGGGAAAGGCGGAGGCGATCCGCTTGTTGGTGATCATGCCGTTTCAAGGGATCTTTTTGAACCAGGGCAATATCCGCGTGTGGCTGACCAACGACGCCCGGCGCATTCCGCTGAGAATGAAGGCTCGAGTGATCATCGGCTCGATCGTGGCCGACCTCGTGAGCGGTCTGCCGGGCGGCGCGTCTCACCCTTGA
- a CDS encoding phosphomannomutase/phosphoglucomutase produces MGLFREYDLRGIVGKELTDPIAEQVGRAYATYVKDRDVKTISVGRDGRLSSPGLFQALVRGLLGGGLNIVDVGVCPSPLVYFSLFTLPVEGGIMITGSHNAAEYNGFKICVGKEAIHGEAIQDLRRILEAGRFVSGQGRLSEHPIIPDYLAYIKRSFPDVNGKRLHVVIDCGNGAAALVAKQALELLGCRVTGLYCDLDGRFPNHHPDPTVLENLHDLMEAVKRHQADVGIGYDGDADRIGAIDEQGHVLWGDRLLVVYARDILASKPGSTIISEVKASQSLYDDIAKQGGRPVMWKTGHSLIKSKMKSENAVLAGEMSGHMFFADRYFGYDDAIYASCRLIEILSKRSRPLSSLVADLPQTSVTPEIRVDMPDTVKFDVVKRVHERFAGYLKTGHEIGQYRLPLRDLVTIDGVRAIFDDGWGLIRASNTQPALVLRFEATSPARLKAIRTTVEHELADAKHSLGQ; encoded by the coding sequence ATGGGGCTTTTTCGAGAGTATGATCTGCGGGGCATCGTCGGCAAGGAGCTGACCGACCCGATCGCCGAACAGGTAGGACGCGCCTATGCCACCTATGTCAAGGATCGGGATGTGAAGACGATCTCCGTCGGCCGTGACGGCCGGCTGAGCTCTCCCGGGCTTTTTCAGGCGCTGGTGCGGGGACTGCTCGGCGGCGGGTTGAATATCGTGGACGTCGGCGTTTGTCCCTCCCCGTTGGTCTATTTCTCGCTGTTCACCTTGCCGGTCGAGGGTGGGATCATGATCACCGGCAGCCACAACGCGGCCGAATACAACGGGTTCAAGATCTGCGTCGGCAAGGAGGCCATTCACGGAGAGGCGATTCAGGACCTTCGCCGCATCTTGGAGGCCGGCCGGTTCGTCTCCGGACAGGGTCGGTTGTCCGAGCACCCGATCATTCCCGACTATCTCGCCTACATCAAGCGCAGTTTCCCTGATGTCAACGGCAAACGGCTGCACGTCGTCATCGATTGCGGCAACGGGGCGGCGGCCCTGGTGGCCAAACAGGCGCTCGAATTGTTGGGTTGCCGCGTGACCGGGCTCTACTGCGACCTGGACGGTCGGTTTCCGAATCATCATCCCGATCCGACCGTGCTGGAAAATCTCCACGATCTGATGGAGGCCGTCAAGCGGCATCAGGCGGACGTAGGCATCGGCTACGACGGCGACGCCGACCGGATCGGGGCCATCGACGAACAAGGGCATGTGTTGTGGGGAGACCGACTGCTCGTGGTCTATGCGCGCGACATCCTGGCCTCCAAGCCGGGGAGCACGATCATCTCGGAGGTGAAAGCCTCCCAGAGCCTGTATGACGATATCGCCAAACAGGGCGGTCGGCCGGTCATGTGGAAAACAGGCCATTCGCTGATCAAGTCCAAAATGAAAAGCGAAAATGCCGTATTGGCCGGCGAGATGTCGGGACACATGTTTTTCGCCGACCGCTATTTCGGTTATGATGACGCAATTTACGCGTCCTGCCGCCTGATCGAGATCCTGTCCAAGAGATCCCGACCTCTCTCCTCTCTCGTGGCGGACCTTCCACAGACTTCGGTGACGCCTGAGATCCGCGTCGACATGCCGGATACGGTCAAGTTCGACGTGGTCAAACGGGTCCACGAGCGCTTCGCCGGCTACCTCAAGACAGGGCATGAAATCGGACAGTACCGCCTGCCGCTTCGCGACCTGGTCACGATCGACGGGGTACGTGCCATTTTCGACGACGGATGGGGCTTGATCCGCGCCTCCAATACGCAGCCGGCGCTGGTCTTGCGCTTCGAGGCGACCTCGCCCGCCCGCCTCAAGGCGATCCGCACCACGGTCGAGCATGAGTTGGCCGATGCGAAGCACTCATTGGGACAGTAG
- a CDS encoding sugar phosphate nucleotidyltransferase translates to MRGVVLAGGLGTRLLPLTKVTNKHLLPVFNCPMIYYPIHTLANAGIDEIMLVTGGNSAGDFLKLLGNGKEFGLKRLNYTYQEGEGGIADALRLAEHFADGEPVCVILGDNIIEGNIAAAARAFREQRNGAKILLKEVNDPQRFGVPVLQGTRVIRIEEKPANPPSPYAVTGIYFYDAEVFEIIKTLKPSGRGELEITDVNNAYIRAGTLTWNLLEGWWTDAGTIESLHHAHQLVSRTGANKKEIGSGVAL, encoded by the coding sequence ATGAGAGGCGTGGTGCTGGCGGGAGGATTGGGGACGAGATTGTTGCCGTTGACCAAGGTCACGAACAAGCATCTGCTGCCGGTGTTCAATTGCCCGATGATTTATTATCCCATTCACACGCTCGCCAACGCCGGCATCGACGAGATCATGCTCGTGACCGGAGGCAACAGCGCGGGCGATTTCTTGAAACTCCTGGGCAACGGCAAAGAGTTCGGCCTTAAACGGTTGAACTACACGTATCAGGAAGGCGAAGGCGGCATCGCCGATGCCCTCCGGCTGGCGGAGCACTTCGCCGACGGAGAGCCGGTGTGTGTGATCCTCGGGGACAACATTATCGAGGGTAACATCGCCGCGGCCGCGCGTGCGTTTCGCGAGCAGCGGAACGGCGCCAAAATCCTGTTGAAGGAAGTGAACGATCCGCAACGATTCGGCGTGCCGGTGTTGCAAGGCACGCGCGTCATTCGGATCGAGGAGAAGCCGGCCAATCCCCCGTCGCCCTATGCCGTCACGGGCATCTACTTCTACGATGCCGAGGTGTTCGAGATCATCAAGACGCTGAAGCCGTCGGGGCGTGGCGAATTGGAGATCACGGATGTGAACAACGCGTATATTCGGGCCGGCACGCTGACCTGGAACCTGCTCGAAGGCTGGTGGACGGATGCCGGCACGATCGAATCGCTCCATCATGCGCATCAACTGGTCAGCCGGACGGGAGCGAATAAGAAGGAGATAGGTTCAGGAGTAGCCTTATGA
- the fbp gene encoding class 1 fructose-bisphosphatase: protein MALHSLTLEQYFNRSHMDVPGGGALFTTLLSHVGLVGKLLSRDLRLAGLLNVLGTSGDTNVQGEAVKKLDQIANETCVQVFQRSDVVCALASEEMEKPVIVSKPGPQAPYMVLFDPLDGSSNTDVNMPLGSIFSIVTHQPADRAPGERDLLRKGTDQLAAGYLLFGPSTIFVVATGKGVHGFTLDPGLGEYLLSHEHMTIPTRGKIYAVNEGNYRKWPDGTKRYFDQLKTDDKATGRPYTGRYSGCLVADVHRILLNGGIYLYPAEAKKPEGKLRLLYEANPLALIVEQAGGLASTGTKRILDVEPERLHQRVPLLIGSRDDVREAEAFFAKS from the coding sequence ATGGCACTTCATTCGCTGACGCTTGAGCAGTACTTCAATCGAAGCCACATGGACGTCCCGGGAGGGGGCGCCCTCTTCACGACCCTCCTGTCGCACGTGGGATTGGTGGGCAAGCTCCTGTCCCGCGACCTTCGCCTGGCCGGTCTCCTCAATGTGCTCGGCACGAGCGGGGATACGAACGTGCAGGGCGAAGCGGTCAAGAAACTGGATCAAATCGCCAACGAAACCTGCGTGCAGGTCTTCCAGCGGAGCGACGTCGTGTGCGCCCTCGCCTCGGAGGAAATGGAAAAGCCGGTGATCGTTTCGAAGCCGGGGCCGCAGGCGCCGTATATGGTCCTGTTCGATCCCCTCGACGGCTCCTCGAATACCGATGTCAACATGCCGCTCGGGTCCATATTTTCGATCGTCACCCACCAGCCGGCCGACCGGGCGCCGGGAGAGCGGGACCTGTTGCGGAAGGGTACGGATCAGCTGGCGGCCGGCTATCTCCTCTTCGGCCCCAGCACGATCTTCGTCGTGGCCACGGGAAAAGGCGTGCACGGGTTTACGCTCGATCCGGGACTCGGCGAGTATCTGCTGTCGCACGAGCACATGACGATCCCGACTCGCGGCAAGATCTACGCGGTGAATGAGGGAAATTATCGGAAGTGGCCCGACGGGACGAAGCGGTATTTCGATCAGTTGAAGACGGACGATAAGGCGACCGGGCGGCCCTATACCGGGCGCTATTCAGGCTGCCTGGTCGCCGACGTGCATCGTATTCTACTCAACGGAGGCATCTATCTGTATCCGGCGGAGGCCAAGAAGCCGGAAGGGAAACTCCGGCTGCTCTATGAGGCGAACCCTCTGGCGCTGATCGTCGAGCAGGCAGGCGGACTGGCGAGCACGGGAACAAAGCGGATTCTCGACGTCGAACCGGAGCGGTTGCATCAGCGGGTTCCGCTTCTGATCGGGAGCCGGGACGACGTGCGGGAGGCGGAAGCCTTTTTTGCCAAGTCGTAA
- a CDS encoding mannose-1-phosphate guanylyltransferase/mannose-6-phosphate isomerase — MKDRTAVYPVIMAGGSGTRFWPLSRHLFPKQLLRIIGDETLIQQTMRRVIHAAPAERVLISTNPAQAESIRIQLGEWKDAIKDNFVLEPEGRNTAPAIALAALELVRRDPDAVMLVVPADHIVKGQKEFDAAVGLAAELAAQGYLVTFGIKPTRPETGYGYIKPNKRVTVGTQGKLKGHPVSRFVEKPNAAKAVQYMKAKEYYWNSGMFVWRAATILEEVRRHQPALFKGMARIRELMRAGGMRGAIDKEYKKLAPVSVDTGVMERSTKSAVVPVAFEWSDVGSWGSLDEVAPKDKAGNIVGGRVVDLGSRRSVVYGDRRVVATIGLTDMVVVDTPDATLVCPKNRAQDVKKVVDILKQQGAPEHLEHVTVHRPWGSYTVLEEGDGYKVKRVTVKPGGRLSLQLHHRRSEHWVVIAGTAKVTRGDDVFDLQVGQSTAIPVETRHRLENFGRNTLHIIEVQNGPYLGEDDIVRFKDEYGRTAQG, encoded by the coding sequence ATGAAGGATCGAACGGCGGTATATCCCGTCATCATGGCGGGCGGCAGCGGCACCAGATTCTGGCCGTTGAGCCGGCATCTGTTTCCCAAACAGCTGCTTCGCATCATCGGCGATGAGACCTTGATCCAGCAGACGATGAGACGGGTGATTCATGCGGCGCCGGCCGAACGGGTATTGATCTCGACCAATCCAGCTCAGGCGGAGTCGATCCGGATTCAACTCGGGGAATGGAAGGATGCGATCAAGGACAACTTCGTGCTCGAGCCGGAAGGCAGGAACACGGCTCCCGCCATCGCCCTGGCCGCGCTGGAACTGGTCCGCCGCGATCCGGACGCGGTGATGCTGGTCGTGCCTGCGGATCATATCGTCAAGGGGCAGAAGGAGTTCGACGCCGCAGTCGGGCTTGCGGCGGAGCTGGCCGCGCAGGGATATCTCGTGACGTTCGGCATCAAGCCGACCAGACCCGAAACCGGCTACGGCTATATCAAGCCCAACAAACGGGTCACCGTCGGCACACAGGGGAAGCTCAAGGGCCATCCGGTGAGCCGTTTCGTGGAAAAGCCCAACGCCGCCAAGGCGGTGCAGTACATGAAGGCGAAGGAATACTACTGGAACAGCGGCATGTTCGTCTGGCGGGCCGCGACGATCCTCGAGGAAGTCCGGCGCCATCAACCGGCGCTGTTCAAGGGGATGGCACGCATCCGCGAGTTGATGCGGGCGGGAGGGATGAGAGGGGCGATCGACAAAGAATACAAGAAACTGGCTCCGGTGTCCGTCGATACCGGGGTCATGGAGCGGTCCACCAAGTCGGCCGTCGTGCCGGTCGCCTTTGAATGGTCGGATGTCGGGAGTTGGGGCAGCCTCGACGAGGTGGCTCCCAAGGACAAGGCCGGCAACATCGTCGGAGGCCGGGTCGTTGATCTCGGCAGCCGACGGTCCGTCGTCTACGGAGACCGACGCGTCGTGGCGACGATCGGGTTGACCGACATGGTGGTGGTCGATACTCCCGATGCCACGCTGGTCTGTCCGAAGAACCGGGCCCAGGATGTGAAGAAGGTCGTGGACATCCTCAAGCAGCAGGGCGCTCCCGAGCATCTCGAACACGTCACCGTCCATCGGCCGTGGGGATCCTATACCGTGCTGGAGGAAGGGGACGGGTACAAGGTGAAGCGAGTGACGGTGAAACCGGGCGGGAGATTGTCGCTGCAATTGCATCACCGGAGGAGCGAGCATTGGGTGGTCATCGCCGGCACGGCAAAGGTGACCAGGGGCGACGACGTCTTCGATCTCCAAGTCGGGCAGAGCACGGCCATTCCGGTCGAGACGCGTCACCGCCTGGAGAATTTCGGCCGCAACACGCTGCACATCATCGAAGTGCAGAACGGGCCGTATCTCGGCGAGGATGATATCGTCCGGTTCAAGGACGAGTACGGACGGACCGCGCAGGGTTGA
- a CDS encoding nucleoside-diphosphate sugar epimerase/dehydratase: MRLTVVKIFQRLLGRYGDALVHYRSVIVVLSQAGLVVAANVTAFALRFDGEISPFYGALLLRGLPVIVAVYWLGLFVFGIQHGLWRYVGLHDLGRILWASVAGAVGSYAVLHGLFGWVEYPRSVLILTGLLSGLYLAGIRLAVRWFREWIQVWSPMTRRVLIVGAGNASELLVRDMLSDGRYHYRPVGLIDDDPVKQRMKIHGISVAGRIADIPEVSRRLVVHEIIVAIPSASNVLKQKILAAAEGCKVPIKILPSVKQLLADPAAFRQVRPMSLEDLLQREPVQTEREELHPLLEGRRVLVTGAGGSIGSELCRQIAHYQPALLVLFERYENSLHALDLELRRRFPRVNIVSAVGDVTLPERVADVMGQTRPELVFHAAAHKHVPLMEMNPKEAVRNNVLGTRTMAEASLQAGVERFVLISTDKAVNPTSVMGASKRVAEDLIQRLNLRATAKFTVVRFGNVLGSNGSVVPLFAEQIRAGGPVTVTHPDITRFFMTIPEAVQLVLQASVLGQGGDVFVLDMGEQIKVVDLARNMIVLSGLVPEEDVRITYVGLRPGEKLFEELFEEGEQVEPTAHAKIRRAVKDRVRGEGEVDRIVAGLEAAVGHGDDEAVIRALQEAVPTYRPLAPPKPQPIL; this comes from the coding sequence ATGCGTCTGACCGTCGTCAAAATCTTTCAGCGTCTTCTCGGTCGCTACGGGGACGCGCTGGTCCACTATCGATCGGTGATCGTCGTGCTGAGCCAGGCGGGCCTCGTCGTCGCGGCGAACGTCACGGCCTTCGCGCTCCGCTTCGACGGAGAAATTTCCCCCTTCTACGGCGCGCTGTTGCTCCGCGGCTTGCCCGTCATCGTGGCGGTGTATTGGCTGGGTCTGTTCGTCTTCGGTATTCAACATGGTCTGTGGCGATATGTGGGGTTGCACGATCTGGGACGCATCCTCTGGGCGTCGGTCGCCGGGGCCGTGGGTTCGTATGCGGTGCTGCACGGGCTCTTCGGATGGGTGGAGTATCCGCGCTCGGTGCTCATCCTCACGGGGTTGCTGAGCGGCCTCTATCTGGCGGGGATCCGGTTGGCGGTGCGGTGGTTCCGCGAATGGATTCAGGTCTGGAGCCCGATGACCAGACGAGTCCTCATCGTCGGCGCGGGCAATGCGAGCGAGCTGCTCGTGCGGGACATGTTGAGCGACGGCCGCTACCACTATCGTCCTGTCGGACTGATCGACGACGATCCGGTGAAACAACGGATGAAGATTCACGGGATTTCGGTAGCCGGGAGGATCGCGGACATTCCGGAGGTCTCCAGGCGGCTGGTGGTCCATGAAATCATCGTGGCGATCCCCTCGGCGTCGAACGTCCTGAAGCAAAAAATTCTGGCCGCGGCCGAAGGCTGCAAAGTTCCCATCAAGATCCTGCCGAGCGTCAAGCAGCTGTTGGCGGACCCGGCCGCCTTCAGACAGGTTCGACCGATGAGCCTGGAGGATCTGCTCCAGCGCGAGCCGGTGCAAACCGAGCGCGAGGAATTGCATCCCCTCCTGGAAGGGAGACGGGTGCTCGTGACCGGCGCCGGTGGATCGATCGGATCGGAGCTGTGCCGGCAGATCGCCCATTATCAGCCGGCGTTGCTGGTGCTCTTCGAACGGTACGAGAACAGCCTGCACGCGTTGGATCTCGAACTCCGGAGGCGGTTTCCACGGGTCAATATCGTTTCCGCCGTGGGCGACGTCACTCTGCCGGAACGGGTGGCGGACGTCATGGGTCAGACCCGGCCTGAGCTGGTGTTTCATGCGGCGGCGCACAAGCATGTCCCTCTCATGGAAATGAATCCCAAGGAGGCCGTCCGCAACAACGTGCTGGGGACCAGGACCATGGCGGAAGCGTCGTTGCAAGCCGGTGTGGAACGGTTTGTGCTGATTTCGACGGACAAGGCCGTGAACCCGACGAGCGTGATGGGAGCGTCCAAACGGGTGGCGGAAGATCTGATCCAGCGGTTGAATCTCAGGGCGACGGCGAAATTCACCGTCGTGCGATTCGGAAACGTCCTCGGGAGCAACGGCAGCGTGGTCCCCTTGTTCGCTGAACAGATTCGCGCGGGGGGGCCGGTTACGGTGACGCATCCGGACATTACCCGTTTCTTCATGACGATTCCCGAAGCGGTGCAGTTGGTCCTGCAGGCCAGCGTCCTCGGCCAGGGCGGGGATGTGTTCGTGCTCGACATGGGCGAGCAGATCAAGGTGGTCGATCTCGCGAGAAACATGATCGTGTTGTCTGGGCTCGTTCCGGAGGAAGATGTCCGCATCACCTACGTCGGGCTTCGTCCCGGCGAGAAACTGTTCGAAGAGTTGTTCGAAGAGGGAGAGCAGGTCGAACCGACCGCACACGCCAAGATCCGCCGTGCCGTGAAGGATCGTGTGCGCGGGGAAGGCGAAGTCGATCGGATCGTCGCGGGGTTGGAAGCGGCGGTCGGCCACGGCGACGACGAGGCCGTGATCCGGGCGCTGCAGGAGGCCGTTCCGACCTACAGGCCCCTCGCTCCCCCGAAACCCCAGCCCATTCTGTAA